The nucleotide window TATCCATGTCATCTGCAAATGGTAATATCCAACGATCAGAACTCAAAAAAAAAACACACTTCCTCAAGCAATCAGTTCAGATCCAAGCATGTGGCATGCATATCTCTGTCTTATGAAGAGTGACAGGCATGCACACTCACTCTCAAGAACCAAAGAGAGGGAGAGACAGAAAGAGATGACTACCATGACATGGGGAGCAATTCTAACACAATAGACAGGGAAGCCAGtgtagaatttgaatggtcctccAGACTTAAGAGTTTTCATGGCACAGTCTAAAGAACCGGTGTATGGATACTTTCCCTCGGCATCAGGTTGCATTTTCTGAATTTGAGTTTTAACATAATCAAATGGAAGACTGCAGGCTGAAGCAAAGAAACCTGAAACAGTACTTGCACCTGGAAAAAAGAACAAAAGGAGTTGTTAATCATTAGAGCATACCTATGCCAAGCATTTAAAACTTCAAAATACATACAAGGTATGGCTAATAATAAATTCAGGGTACCCAAATTGTAGTTTCAAAGGAGAATGTAACAGCCAAGTGCAATTTTATTCAGAAGTGCAAATATACCTTTTCGCATTTTGCTTTAAACTTGAAGAAGATAATAATCAACTTAAACCTCTTTATTCCGTGCTGGCAACAATGACCCCTACTAACTGGAACAACAAAAAGTTGATTTCCAGGAAGAATTAAAAGAATGTTCTAAATAACAGGACAGTAAAGATGATGGGGAGGTCAAATTCTTCTGCTTCAATTGGTTGCCAAGACTTCACTAAAATTCTCCCACGTATTATTATGTTAAGTAAGAATTATTTTTATCTGAAACTATGACAATAATCCGTAAGCAAAGCTAACATCCTAACCATTAGGCTAGTCCAGTCTTTGCAGTTTTGCTAGACATCAATCTCTAAAAATGTGATTTTTTGCACCATTTATTTTATACATCCCCAAGACACCCGTCTTTCCACAATAAAATTTAGTAATATGCATACACAGAGCATTGCCGTATCTACACAACTAGTAGATAAAATAGCAAAATGTCTAATAAAAAGACAAAACAGTGCAactttctcaatccaaaataagaaCATTACATATAGAGTAGCCCAAAAAGAATTAGACAAACTCGAGCCTGCGGTATACGACATGCAAATAGACATtgcagagagagacagagagagaattGCAAGCCAGCCAATCATTACAGATCAGAATACATCTAACCAAGATGCCCGCAGATTAGTACAAGCTTACAAGATAAGTATTCACAGCAAGTTTTTAACTCCAACTACAAGATTCAAGCAAGAGTATCAATTCATTTGTCATATATAACTCATTTGGAATTTAatattgtgaaaaaggaaatggaTGAATTAAttgaaacaaataaaaaaaatgaagttTTAACTATACTAATTGTATGCATATCTGAAAGGCTTAAGCAGTATCTGAATTTAGGACAAGGTTTACATGGATAAACAGAGTAAAAACTACATCTATTTTAAAACAAAtgcttcaaaaattttcaaaatctttGATCAAATCTCTGTTGTATTTATATTCAGTACTCAGTCACTCTCTAAGTGTTGCTGGAATTATGCATTTTGGCtaactcaaaattttgaaaaggATTAAGCATGAGAAACAAAGCAGAGTCAACATGATGGTTTTAAAAAATGGCATTCTTTTGTAAAGAATATTTTCCACCAAATAACAACAGATATTTTAACAGAAAAGTTGTCATCAATCCACATGTACATATATACAATGAATCTTACCTAGCACTGTAGCAGCTTCGCCAGAACCAAGGGAATCCCTGAAAAACTCAACACTTTGATCATAAGAAGCAAGCATCCCCATGTTCAATGCCATTGCTCTCACAACTGTAGGGCCTGCACCTTTCCAGAGTGCCAAAACTCCTTCATCTGCAACAATACGATAAAGTGCATGGAAGGCATTTGTGTAATTTCGGCGCTGAGCAGCAGGCAAAGTGGCATCAGCCTGCATGCGGATAAGTGCCAAATCTGCTGGACTGCCAACGGATGCTCCAATAGCACCAGCAGTTAGCCCACACAAGGCCTTCTGATATAGAGGAAGGGGCTTCCCATCATTGGCTTCAATTGCTTTATTGGTCAAAATCCTAAGGAGAAACAAGAAAATAATCCAACAAGCTTAATAAATGTTAGATTCACAaacaaattattaataaaatttcacAAAGATAAACCAACTGAAAGAGTCAAACAATATTAAAAAAAGTAACAATGTACATATACACATACACACCCCAAATTCACCATGATAGACCAGTGCTGTTTAAGGCGCGCCCAAGGCACCAGGAGCACCAGGTGCAAGCTTCAGTTCCTCTGAAGGCAAAAAGCAGGCGACATCACTAAGGCGTGTGCCTCAGACCAGGAACAATGCACGCCTCAGCTATGTACCTTCTTGTACTTTCCTTTTCTCCTCGTgctttccttctctctctctctctctctctctctctctctctctctctctctcagtgtTTTAAAGGTGTTGAGGTGAGGCAACCCTCTAGTGCCTCGCCTGGGCTTGCTTCCAGAAGGAGGCCACCTCAAACTGCAAGGCACTGAGTGATGAGGCGACACCTTTGAGAAGGAACAGTAACTTCTTggtcttttttcttcttttaattattttttaacagaaCAAAAAAAATTAGGCAAGTTAGGCTATGGCGCCTTCCTTTTGGACTGCCAATGGTGCTGGTTGAGGATCTCAGTCCTTTTGTTCTGTTTATTATTTCTGATATATATGTACACATTAGGCAATTTAGGCTATAGCGTGTTGCTTTAAAAAGGCTCTCGCATCGCCTCTCGCATAAGGCCATAGGGTATCTTGTCACGTTTCACCTTGATAACACTGCAGCCCACTCCCCCAacccaaccaaaaaaaaaaaatccacttgGGTATTTCACAGTAAAAAATACACCCTCCCACCCCCAACCACCCCATTTGGGTTGCTAAGGccgctattttttttttatattttttttaattttaattttgcctTGGGTGGTCCTATGAATAATTCTTCTCCACCTTCATGCTTCCTTTGTCTGCTATTTGTTGCTTCTATGTTGGTGGTGTTGTTAAGTCAATAGGCAGAGGCATATTAACCAAACCCAAAACAAAATCAATCTCATTATTGGCTGaattaagatttaattaataACTTAGGCTTTGCTTCTCTctcacttttttcttttttctttttttttt belongs to Hevea brasiliensis isolate MT/VB/25A 57/8 chromosome 4, ASM3005281v1, whole genome shotgun sequence and includes:
- the LOC110648569 gene encoding mitochondrial dicarboxylate/tricarboxylate transporter DTC; amino-acid sequence: MGEEKKPQPAGVWPTVKPFVNGGASGMLATCVIQPIDMIKVRIQLGQGSAAQVTKTMLKEEGFGAFYKGLSAGLLRQATYTTARLGSFKILTNKAIEANDGKPLPLYQKALCGLTAGAIGASVGSPADLALIRMQADATLPAAQRRNYTNAFHALYRIVADEGVLALWKGAGPTVVRAMALNMGMLASYDQSVEFFRDSLGSGEAATVLGASTVSGFFASACSLPFDYVKTQIQKMQPDAEGKYPYTGSLDCAMKTLKSGGPFKFYTGFPVYCVRIAPHVMMTWIFLNQIQKLEKSVGL